One stretch of Macaca nemestrina isolate mMacNem1 chromosome 17, mMacNem.hap1, whole genome shotgun sequence DNA includes these proteins:
- the LOC105493340 gene encoding mitogen-activated protein kinase 7 isoform X5, with product MESDLHQIIHSSQPLTLEHVRYFLYQLLRGLKYMHSAQVIHRDLKPSNLLVNENCELKIGDFGMARGLCTSPAEHQYFMTEYVATRWYRAPELMLSLHEYTQAIDLWSVGCIFGEMLARRQLFPGKNYVHQLQLIMMVLGTPSPAVIQAVGAERVRAYIQSLPPRQPVPWETVYPGADRQALSLLGRMLRFEPSARISAAAALRHPFLAKYHDPDDEPDCAPPFDFAFDREALTRERIKEAIVAEIEDFHARREGIRQQIRFQPSLQPVASEPGCPDVEMPSPWAPSGDCAMESPPPAPPPCPGPAPDTIDLTLQPPPPASEPAPPKKEGAISDNTKAALKAALLKSLRSRLRDGPSAPLEASEPRKPVTAQERQREREEKRRRRQERAKEREKRRQERERKERGAGASGGPSTDPLAGLVLSDNDRSLLERWTRMARPPAPAPTSVPAPAPVPTPTPAQPASPPGPVAQPTGPQPQPAGSTSGPVPQPACPPPGPAAHPTGPPRPIPVPAPPQIATSTSLLAPQSLVPPPGLPGSNTPGVLPYFPPGLPPTDAGGAPQSSMSESPDVNLVTQQLSKSQVEDPLPPVFSGTPKGSGAGYGVGFDLEEFLNQSFDMGVADGPQDGQSDSASLSASLLADWLEGHGMNPADIESLQREIQMDSPMLLADLPDLQDP from the exons ATGGAAAGTGACCTGCACCAGATCATCCACTCCTCACAGCCCCTCACACTGGAACACGTGCGCTACTTCCTGTACCAACTGCTGCGGGGCCTGAAGTACATGCACTCGGCTCAGGTCATCCACCGTGACCTCAAGCCCTCCAACCTATTGGTGAATGAGAACTGTGAGCTCAAGATTGGTGACTTTGGTATGGCTCGTGGCCTGTGCACCTCGCCCGCTGAACATCAGTACTTCATGACCGAGTATGTGGCCACGCGCTGGTACCGTGCCCCTGAGCTCATGCTCTCTTTGCATGAGTATACACAGGCTATTGACCTTTGGTCTGTGGGCTGCATCTTTGGTGAGATGCTGGCCCGGCGCCAGCTCTTCCCAGGCAAAAACTATGTACACCAGCTACAGCTCATCATGATGGTGCTGGGTACCCCATCACCAGCCGTGATTCAGGCTGTGGGGGCTGAGAGGGTGCGGGCCTATATCCAGAgcttgccaccacgccagccTGTGCCCTGGGAGACAGTGTACCCAGGTGCCGACCGTCAGGCCCTATCACTCCTGGGTCGCATGCTGCGTTTTGAGCCCAGCGCCCGCATCTCAGCAGCTGCTGCCCTTCGCCACCCTTTCCTGGCCAAGTACCATGATCCTGATGATGAGCCTGACTGTGCCCCGCCCTTTGACTTTGCCTTTGATCGTGAAGCCCTCACTCGGGAGCGCATTAAGGAGGCCATCGTGGCTGAGATTGAGGACTTCCATGCAAGGCGTGAGGGCATCCGCCAGCAGATCCGCTTCCAGCCTTCTCTCCAGCCTGTGGCTAGTGAACCTGGCTGTCCAGATGTTGAAATGCCCAGTCCCTGGGCTCCCAGTGGGGACTGTGCCATGGAGTCTCCCCCACCAGCCCCACCACCGTGCCCTGGCCCTGCACCTGACACCATTGATCTGACCCTGCAGCCACCCCCACCAGCCAGTGAGCCTGCCCCACCGAAGAAAGAGGGTGCCATCTCAGACAACACTAAGGCTGCCCTTAAAGCTGCCCTGCTCAAGTCTTTGAGAAGCCGGCTCAGAG ATGGCCCCAGCGCACCCCTGGAGGCTTCTGAGCCTCGGAAGCCGGTGACAGCCCAGGAGCGCCAGCGGGAGCGGGAGGagaagcggcggcggcggcaagAGCGAGCCAAGGAGCGGGAGAAACGGCGGCAGGAGCGGGAGCGAAAGGAACGGGGGGCCGGGGCCTCTGGGGGCCCCTCCACTGACCCTTTGGCTGGACTAGTGCTCAGCGACAATGACAGAAGCCTTTTGGAACGCTGGACTCGAATGGCCcgacccccagccccagccccgacctctgtgccagcccctgccccagtgCCAACGCCAACCCCAGCCCAACCTGCCAGTCCTCCTGGCCCTGTAGCCCAGCCCACTGGCCCACAACCACAACCTGCGGGCTCCACATCTGGCCCTGTACCCCAGCCTGCCTGCCCACCCCCTGGCCCTGCAGCCCACCCCACCGGCCCTCCTAGGCCCATCCCTGTCCCTGCGCCACCCCAGATTGCCACCTCTACCAGCCTCCTGGCTCCCCAGTCACTTGTGCCACCCCCTGGGTTGCCTGGCTCCAACACCCCAGGAGTTTTGCCTTACTTCCCACCTGGCCTGCCACCTACAGACGCCGGGGGAGCCCCTCAGTCTTCCATGTCAGAGTCACCTGATGTCAACCTAGTGACCCAGCAGCTATCTAAGTCACAG GTGGAGGACCCCCTGCCCCCTGTGTTCTCAGGCACACCAAAGGGCAGTGGGGCTGGCTACGGTGTTGGCTTTGACCTGGAGGAATTCTTAAACCAGTCTTTCGACATGGGCGTGGCTGATGGGCCACAGGATGG CCAGTCAGATTCAGCCTCACTCTCAGCCTCCCTGCTTGCTGACTGGCTCGAAGGCCATGGCATGAACCCTGCCGATATTGAGTCCCTGCAGCGTGAGATCCAGATGGACTCCCCAATGCTGCTGGCTGACCTGCCTGACCTCCAGGACCCCTGA